The genome window AAACATCGGTGGCCTGCCTCGATGCCGCATGGGCGGCCGGCATCGACTTTCTGGATACGGCCAACATGTATGGCCCGCACACCTCTGAGGAGGCGATCGGGGTCTGGCTGAAGGCCAGCGGCAAGCGTCCGGTGATTGCCACCAAGGCCTCTATCGTGCCCAAGCCCAAGCGGCATTTCCGCAATGACGAGGACCACCTGCGCAGCGAGCTGGAGGGCAGCCTGACGCGGTTGGGGGTGGACCGGGTGGAGCTGTTCTACATTCACCGCCGCGAGCAGGAGCGCCCGATCGAGGAGGTGGTGGAAAGCCTCGTGCGGATGAAGGAAGAGGGGCTGATCGGCGGCTACGGCCTGAGCGAAGTGGCGCCCGGCACCATTCGGCGTGCGCAGGCGGTGCATCCCTGCATGGCGGTGCAGAACGAATACTCACTCTGGACCCGCCTGCCCGAGCTGGGCGTGATCCAGACCTGCGCCGAGCTGGGCATTGCCTTTGTGCCCTTCAGCCCGCTGGCGCGGGGCGAAATGTCGGAGACCGCGCCCGACCGGGCCGCGATGCGCGACAATGATTTTCGCCGCGTCAGCCCGCGCTGGCAGGACCCAAATCACGGCTACAATCAGGAAGCGCTGAACCGCTTCCGCGCCTATGCGAAGGGCCGCGGGGTGGCGACCTCGAAGCTGGCGCTGGCCTGGGTTCTGGGCCGTGGCGACCACCTGATCCCGATCCCGGGCACCCGCACCGGGGCGCATCTGGAAGAATGGGCCGGCGCCTCGGAGCTGGAGCTGACGGCGCAGGACTATGCCGAGATCGAAAAGATCCTGCCGGTGGGCTTTGCCCATGGCGACCGCTACTCGGATGGGCAGGCAGTGGGGCCGGAGCGCTACTGCTAGGCCCGATTGCGCCCCTGCCCTGCCCGACATGTTGCCGGGCGGGGGCCAAACGCGCCGTTGCGCGTCAGAGCCCGTGGCTGCCCTCGTAGCCGTTCACCGGCGGGCTCTCCCAGCCTTCCAGCGCGGCATGGGGCGGGGCGAAGACCTCGCAGAGCAGCGGGTGGCACTCGGCCACGTCCGAGCTGTGCTCGGCGCCGCAATCGCCGCCGGGGCAGGCCGAGAGCCCGGCGAGCAGGTCGATCTCGGCGAAGAGTTCGATGTAGTCGCCCGCCCGCGCCGGCGTGGCCTTCATGAAATACTGGCCGGTGTCGGCGGTGAAGCCGGTGCACATGAAGACATTGAGCACGTCATGCACCATCGGCTCGACCGCGTCCGCCCCCTGCCCCGTCCACCCGGCAAGGGCGCGGGTGAGGTTTGAGTGGCAGCAGTGGTGATAGTCCTGCCCGGAGAGCAGATGGTGGGTGTAGGGGTCGCAGCGGGTGCCGATCACGTCATGCACGCGGCCACCGAAGGCATCGACGCCATACCAGGCGAGGCTGTCGGCGGTGACGGTTGCCATCGGGCGCAGGCCGGGAAAGCCCGACCACATCCGGTCGCCGGTGCCGAGGTGGGTGCCGTGAAGCGCGCGGGTCTTGCCGGAGTAGAAGCGCTCGGAGAGATCGGCGAGGTTCCAGAGGTTCAGATCCCCCACCTGAGGCCCCTCGGGGCAGGAAATCCGCAAAAATTGGCCGGCCCGCACCGGGATGCAGCGCGCCTCGCGGGGCGGCACCCGCTCTTCGCCGGTCTTGCGCGCGGCGGCGCGCGCACGGCCGTAGAGCGCGAGGTCGGGCTGGGGCAGGCTCTGCGTCGGGTAGCAGATCACGGGCGCCACGTTGCGGGCGTCTTCTGCGTGATCGGGCGCGTCGGGACCGACGGGATCGGGTGATGTCATTATGGGGCTCGGGAAAATGTGACTGCTCGTGCCCAGTCTAAGCGAACAGTTGCGCCCGACGAAAGGGCAGAGCGGCACAAGGCAGCGCAATCGGCGGGCATTAACGAAATTTAAAGGTAACGGGGGGATGACAGGAGCGAAGGCCGCAGTTTAGGCTGGGGTCGAGCACGTAAGACCCAACACCCGAATGGCAGTCAACGGAGGTACAATGCTTCTGCCCGCACTTGGTTCCGTCCTCACCGCAATTTTTTTGAGTCCATCGCCCATGGCGGTGCCCGAAGGCCCTGAGCAGGTGGTTCCTGCTTATGCAACGGCCCGGCTCATAAGCCCAGAACCGGGTTCTGGCGATCTCAGGGCCGGGTTCCTGAACGCCCTCAACAAGCAATATCCCACAAATGATTGCCCCTCGGGCTTTCGCTCGAACTTGCGAAAGTTTCCCGAGGTGGAGATCTGCGTGACCTACAGCGACTTCCGCGGCGCCTGCAAACGGCTGACGGAAGATGCGTTCAACTGCCAGGTGGCCTTTACCATCGCCGTGGCCTCGCCGTCGCATCCCGGCGTGCTGGACAAGCTGGAAAAGACCGCGACGGAGATCGAGCGCGAAGATTTCATCTTCACCCACGACTGGCGCGGCTGGCGCTGGAAGGCGGGCGGCGATGCGATTGACGCTCTGGTGCCCGCCGAGTTCCGGGGGCGGCAGCCGTTTTCGCGGACCGAGGCGCTGGCGCATTAGGCGTCTGGCGCCCTGCGCCCGCCACATTGACCTGCTCTGCTGCCCGCAGGCAGACAGCATGACGCGAAGGGCGGCCATGACAGAGCGAATACCCGCCACCCTGATCGCAGGCAGAGTTCTCTACACCTATGCCTGTGCCAAACCGCCTGGTGGGCGCGAGCCGGGCGACATGCCTGCGCAGCTCAAGGGCCCCGAGGGCGAGGCCCGGCGGGCCGAGCGCAAGCGGCGCAGCGCCACCAGAGCCGCCTACATGCGAGCCCGCAGCCCCGAGCAGATTGCGCAACCGGTGCCCCGCCTCGCGCCCGAACATGTGATGCCCGACTTCATCATGCGCGACTGGGTCAATCCCTTCCCCGCGCTCTGGCAGGCCACGCCTGACGGGCTGCTGGTGAGCGCCCGGGTCCGCGCGGCGATTGAGCGGCTGGGCGCAGAAGGTGAGATCGACTTTCTGCCCGTGACCATGCGCAGCGAGGATGGCAGCCGGGAGGCGCCCTATTTTCTGGCGCAGTTCCTCGCCCCGGCCGAGCCGCTGGCGATGTTTGCAAGCGGATACATCCGCGAGGACAAGGTGGATGTGAACGGCAGGCCCTTTTGCTTCTGGCAGGGCCCCTACGGGCTGAAGGAGGGGCGCATGACCAATGGGCACGGGGTCGAGCCCTTTGCTGATGCGCGGGCCCTCGGCGGCGCCGGTGTTGCCTGGACCGAGCGTCTGCCGATGCGCCTGCTGATGACGGAGGACTTTGTGGAGCAGGCCGGGCTGGGGGATGACCCCTGGATCACCCTTGCCGCGATCCGGGTCTGCGACGGCGATGACGAAGCGATGCGGATCGTGCCCCCGCCCCCGCCCGAGCCTGCCCCGCCACTTAAGGAGCTGGTCGAAGGCTCACTGGCTCACAACGCGGCACTCAACGAGGAGATTGCGCAGGGGGCCACCGAAAGCCTCGGCGGTTTCTGGCGGATGCTCAAGGCGACCTTCACCAACGGCCGCAGCGAGAACTACGCCCGCAGCGAAAAGGGGCCGGACGAAAAGCTGGTGTTCTATACCCCACGACAGAACCAGCGCAAGTAGCTCCCCTGCGCTGCCTCCCGCCATAGGGCCGGACCACTGGCGCGAGGCAACAGCCAGACCATCGCCAGTGATGAACGACCTCGCGGCCCTTCGGTGAAGGCCCGTCAGACGACCCGCTCGACCATCATGCTCTTGATATGCGCAATCGCCTTGGCCGGGTTCAGGCCCTTGGGGCAGGTCTTGGCGCAGTTCATGATGGTGTGGCAGCGGTAGAGCTTGAAGGGGTCTTCGAGGTCATCAAGCCGCTCGCCGGTGGCCTCGTCGCGGGAGTCGATGATCCAGCGGTAGGCGTGCAGCAGGGCCGCCGGGCCAAGGTAGCGGTCGGAGTTCCACCAGTAGCTCGGGCAGGCGGTGGAGCAGGAGGCGCACATCACGCATTCATAGAGGCCATCGAGCTTCTTGCGGTCTTCGATCGACTGCTTCCACTCCTTCTCGGGGCGCTGGGTCTTGGTCTCGAGCCATGGCATGATCGAGGCGTGCTGTGCGTAGAACAGCGTGAGGTCGGGGATGAGATCCTTGACCACCGGCATGTGGGGCAGCGGGTAGATCTTCACGTCGCCCTTGATCTCGTCCATGCCGTAGATGCAGGCCAGCGTGTTGATGCCGTCGATGTTCATCGCGCAGGAGCCGCAGATGCCTTCGCGGCAGGAGCGGCGGAAGGTGAGCGTGGGGTCGATCTCGTTCTTGATCTTGATCAGCGCGTCCAGAACCATCGGGCCGCATTGGTCCATGTCGATGAAGTAGGTATCGACGGCCGGATTCTTGCCGCTGTCGGGGTCGTAGCGGTAGATCTGGAACTTGCGCACATTGGTCGCCCCTTCCGGCTTCGGCCAGGTCTTGCCGGTGGTGATGCGCGAGTTCTTGGGCAGGGTGAGTTGGACCATGGGTCTGGCTCCTATCCGTTCAAAATCAGCGGGAGACCTTCCCGCGTGATGCATTCGATGGCGTCCGGGCGTTGTGCCACGGCCACGACGATCTGGGTCGAGCGCGGGGAGATGCCGGTGGCGGCCTCCTGCGCAAGTGTCGAGATTTCACCCGCCGACATGTTGTCGATCAGGCATTCGGTCACGAGGTCGGGCGGCACGCCGGGCAGCTTTTCCTGCACGATGGGGCGCACCACGCTCTTGGCCGCCTGGCGCGCGACAATGTCGGCCGGGTTGGCGTCGCAGGCGGCGAGCAGCAGCAGGAGGGGGGCGAAGCGCAGGATCACGGGGCGGTTCATTCGGGCACCATCGAGCTCTGGATCGTGGCGCCGGTCGAGATGAAGGCCAGCGCGCGGCGGCGCTGCGCATCATTCATGGCGGCCCAGCGCTCGCGGTCGCCCGGCATCAGCGCGTAGCTCTCCGGAAAGG of Oceanicola sp. 502str15 contains these proteins:
- a CDS encoding imm11 family protein, whose protein sequence is MTERIPATLIAGRVLYTYACAKPPGGREPGDMPAQLKGPEGEARRAERKRRSATRAAYMRARSPEQIAQPVPRLAPEHVMPDFIMRDWVNPFPALWQATPDGLLVSARVRAAIERLGAEGEIDFLPVTMRSEDGSREAPYFLAQFLAPAEPLAMFASGYIREDKVDVNGRPFCFWQGPYGLKEGRMTNGHGVEPFADARALGGAGVAWTERLPMRLLMTEDFVEQAGLGDDPWITLAAIRVCDGDDEAMRIVPPPPPEPAPPLKELVEGSLAHNAALNEEIAQGATESLGGFWRMLKATFTNGRSENYARSEKGPDEKLVFYTPRQNQRK
- a CDS encoding succinate dehydrogenase iron-sulfur subunit; this encodes MVQLTLPKNSRITTGKTWPKPEGATNVRKFQIYRYDPDSGKNPAVDTYFIDMDQCGPMVLDALIKIKNEIDPTLTFRRSCREGICGSCAMNIDGINTLACIYGMDEIKGDVKIYPLPHMPVVKDLIPDLTLFYAQHASIMPWLETKTQRPEKEWKQSIEDRKKLDGLYECVMCASCSTACPSYWWNSDRYLGPAALLHAYRWIIDSRDEATGERLDDLEDPFKLYRCHTIMNCAKTCPKGLNPAKAIAHIKSMMVERVV
- a CDS encoding DUF1989 domain-containing protein, producing the protein MTSPDPVGPDAPDHAEDARNVAPVICYPTQSLPQPDLALYGRARAAARKTGEERVPPREARCIPVRAGQFLRISCPEGPQVGDLNLWNLADLSERFYSGKTRALHGTHLGTGDRMWSGFPGLRPMATVTADSLAWYGVDAFGGRVHDVIGTRCDPYTHHLLSGQDYHHCCHSNLTRALAGWTGQGADAVEPMVHDVLNVFMCTGFTADTGQYFMKATPARAGDYIELFAEIDLLAGLSACPGGDCGAEHSSDVAECHPLLCEVFAPPHAALEGWESPPVNGYEGSHGL
- a CDS encoding aldo/keto reductase gives rise to the protein MKKRKLGAGGPEVSAIGLGCMSFGGFFGATDQETSVACLDAAWAAGIDFLDTANMYGPHTSEEAIGVWLKASGKRPVIATKASIVPKPKRHFRNDEDHLRSELEGSLTRLGVDRVELFYIHRREQERPIEEVVESLVRMKEEGLIGGYGLSEVAPGTIRRAQAVHPCMAVQNEYSLWTRLPELGVIQTCAELGIAFVPFSPLARGEMSETAPDRAAMRDNDFRRVSPRWQDPNHGYNQEALNRFRAYAKGRGVATSKLALAWVLGRGDHLIPIPGTRTGAHLEEWAGASELELTAQDYAEIEKILPVGFAHGDRYSDGQAVGPERYC
- a CDS encoding succinate dehydrogenase, coding for MNRPVILRFAPLLLLLAACDANPADIVARQAAKSVVRPIVQEKLPGVPPDLVTECLIDNMSAGEISTLAQEAATGISPRSTQIVVAVAQRPDAIECITREGLPLILNG